The proteins below are encoded in one region of Bacillus vallismortis:
- the celB gene encoding PTS cellobiose transporter subunit IIC has product MFEKISQFLVPIAGRLNNNRYLQVLRDAFMLAFPLTIFGSIFVVLTNLPFLNKIMNASMLTSFQSQFGIASTATMGIMSVFVVFGIGYYLSKSYQVEAVFGGAIALVSFLLLTPFIVQPETGDAMTGVIPVDRLGAKGMFLGMITAFLSAEIYRRIVQKNLTIKMPAGVPPAVAKSFAALIPAFITLTVFLLINVLVTQLFKTNMHDVIYHAIQAPLVGLGSGIVPTLIAVFFIQILWFFGLHGQIIINSVMDPIWNTLQVENLSAYTAGKEIPHIISKPFMEIYTVGMGGTGMTLAIVFTILIFMKSRQMKQVSKLGLAPGIFNVNEPIIFGLPIVMNPIIIVPWVLAPMVVTLVTYLAMSAGLVPPPTGVTVPWTVPLFINGIMATNSIMGGVMQLVNLLIVFVIWFPFLKAMDKLHLAKEKEQAVQETAAQQNDNSIKM; this is encoded by the coding sequence GTGTTCGAGAAAATCAGCCAATTCCTTGTTCCAATTGCAGGGAGGTTAAACAATAACCGCTATTTGCAAGTGCTGCGAGACGCGTTTATGCTGGCCTTCCCGCTGACGATATTCGGGTCCATTTTTGTGGTCTTGACGAACCTGCCGTTTTTAAACAAAATCATGAATGCCTCAATGCTTACATCGTTTCAGTCTCAATTCGGCATTGCCTCCACGGCGACTATGGGCATTATGTCTGTCTTTGTCGTATTCGGGATAGGCTATTACCTGTCAAAAAGCTATCAGGTCGAAGCCGTCTTCGGGGGCGCGATCGCTTTAGTTTCCTTTTTGCTTTTAACGCCATTCATCGTTCAGCCGGAAACAGGAGATGCCATGACAGGGGTTATCCCGGTCGACCGTCTCGGTGCAAAAGGGATGTTTCTGGGCATGATTACGGCTTTTCTTTCTGCCGAAATCTACAGAAGAATCGTTCAAAAAAACCTGACGATCAAAATGCCTGCCGGTGTTCCGCCTGCAGTAGCAAAATCATTCGCCGCACTTATTCCAGCCTTTATTACCTTGACCGTGTTTTTGCTGATTAACGTTCTGGTGACTCAGCTTTTTAAAACAAATATGCACGACGTCATTTATCACGCGATTCAGGCTCCGCTTGTCGGACTTGGAAGCGGTATCGTTCCGACGTTGATTGCTGTGTTTTTCATTCAAATCCTTTGGTTTTTCGGCCTGCACGGACAGATCATTATTAATTCTGTGATGGACCCGATTTGGAATACACTGCAGGTAGAAAACCTTTCTGCTTACACGGCGGGAAAAGAAATCCCTCATATTATTTCAAAACCGTTTATGGAGATTTATACAGTAGGGATGGGCGGAACCGGGATGACGCTTGCGATCGTCTTTACCATACTCATATTCATGAAAAGCAGGCAGATGAAGCAAGTATCAAAACTCGGCCTGGCTCCCGGTATTTTTAATGTAAACGAACCGATTATATTCGGGCTTCCGATTGTTATGAATCCGATCATTATTGTGCCTTGGGTTTTGGCGCCGATGGTTGTTACGCTCGTCACCTATCTGGCCATGTCAGCCGGGCTCGTTCCGCCTCCGACTGGTGTTACGGTCCCGTGGACGGTTCCATTATTCATTAATGGCATCATGGCAACGAACTCGATCATGGGGGGCGTGATGCAGCTTGTCAATCTGCTGATTGTCTTCGTGATTTGGTTTCCGTTCCTAAAAGCAATGGATAAATTACATCTTGCAAAAGAAAAAGAACAGGCTGTACAGGAAACAGCTGCCCAGCAAAATGATAACAGCATCAAAATGTGA
- a CDS encoding PTS lactose/cellobiose transporter subunit IIA, with the protein MEQIKITDLTDEQISFQLILHSGNARSSIIQSLRAYKEGNKEEADALITKADQDLSAAHDIHFQMIQKESGGDAAAFSLLLMHAEDHLMSTLTMKELVKELLDLFQTKNL; encoded by the coding sequence ATGGAGCAGATAAAAATCACAGATTTAACAGACGAACAAATCAGTTTTCAGCTCATCCTGCACAGCGGAAATGCCAGAAGCTCCATCATACAATCACTGCGTGCCTACAAGGAAGGGAACAAGGAGGAGGCGGATGCCCTCATTACAAAGGCTGATCAGGATTTATCCGCGGCCCATGACATTCACTTTCAAATGATACAGAAAGAATCTGGCGGGGACGCGGCAGCATTCTCCTTGCTGCTTATGCATGCGGAGGATCACCTGATGTCAACATTGACCATGAAAGAATTAGTGAAAGAGCTGCTTGATCTCTTTCAAACAAAGAATCTATAA
- a CDS encoding PTS sugar transporter subunit IIB, whose amino-acid sequence MKKILLACSSGMSTSLLVTKMKEYAQSIGEEAEIWAVGQDKAKEDMKKADAVLIGPQMSFLKSELQKEADQYNIRVEVIDMMAYGMADGKKAYEQALSLMENQ is encoded by the coding sequence TTGAAAAAAATATTACTTGCGTGCAGTTCAGGAATGTCAACTAGTCTATTGGTGACAAAAATGAAGGAATACGCACAATCCATCGGAGAGGAAGCGGAGATTTGGGCAGTCGGGCAAGATAAAGCGAAAGAAGACATGAAAAAAGCGGATGCGGTATTGATCGGCCCGCAAATGAGCTTTCTGAAAAGCGAACTGCAAAAAGAAGCGGATCAATACAACATTCGGGTTGAAGTCATTGACATGATGGCCTATGGAATGGCAGATGGCAAAAAAGCGTATGAGCAAGCATTGTCATTAATGGAGAATCAATAA